The Corynebacterium sphenisci DSM 44792 genome includes the window CGTTGCCCTGCGGATCGGCGTCGATGACGAGCACCCGCTGGCCATGGTGGGCCAGGGCGCTGGCGATGTTCACCGCGGAGGTGGTCTTGCCGACCCCGCCCTTCTGGTTGGCGATCGTGATCCGCCGGGTGCGCTCCGGCCGCGGCAGGGAGAGGCGGTTCGGGGTCTGCACTTGGGCGGCCCGCCGTGCGGCGGCCGCGATCGGGGTGTCCTCCCAGGACTTCCTCGCCATCAATGAGCTTCCCTTCATCGCCGTGCGGAGGGTGGATCCGCTCCATCGCCTCGAAAGGCCCCGACGGCATCGCCGAGGGGCCTCGATACCCATGACTCTAGTCGGGTTCCGGACATGGGCTCAATAGGGGATTCGCGGGCAGGGGTGACCCCGGGCAGCGCGGCCCCGCCGGCCGCGGCGGGGCCGCCGGGCGGGCCGGGGCCGAGGACCCTTCCGCCTAGGTGCGCTGCACCCGGACCAGGAAGGTCGGCGTGGCCGAGATGCCGGCACCGAGTTCGATTACCTCGGGTTCCCGGCCCTTGGCCTTGCGGATCGCGGCGATATCCCGGGCGACCTCCTCGGCGGCGCTGGAGCCCTTGAGGGCGGCCATCACCCCACCGGGCCGCACCAGCGGCAGCGACCAGGCGGCGAGCTTCGCCAATGGCGCCACCGCCCGGGAGGTCACCACGTCGAACCGGCCGGCCTCCGCGCGCACCGCCTTGTCCTCGGCTCGGCCGCGCAGCACCCGGACATTGTCCAACCCCAGGGCGGCCACGACCTCCTCCAGGAAGGTGGTCCGCCGCAGGAGCGGCTCGATGAGGGTCACCCGCAGATCCGGCCGGGCGATGGCCAAGGGGATCCCCGGCAGGCCGGCGCCGGATCCGATATCCGCCACCGTCGCCCCCTCCTCGATGACCTCGGCGAGGAGCACGGAATTCAGGATGTGCCGATCCCAGAGCTTCGGCACCTCCCGGGGGCCGATGAGTCCGCGGGTGGTGGCCTCCTCGGCGAGCCACCGGTGGTACTCCACCGCCAGCCCCAGCTGATCCCCGAATACGGCGCGGGCCGCCTCGGGGATACCGGTCTCGGCGGCGGTGGTCTCGTTCTGCTCGTGCATGGTCCTCACACCTGTGGGTCCCGGGATGTTTCACGTGAAACCCCGGTGTCGGCTGTCGTAGTCGTGCCGACCAGCCTAGCCCTACCGCCCGGGCCAGCCGCAGCCACTCCCGGGGCCCAGGGCCCGGGGAGCCCCGCACCCCGCGGCCCCGGCGCGGTTTCACGTGAAACATCCGGGAACCGCTGTCGGCAGCGGCCAGGGCAATAAGGGCGATCCATACCCGATGTTTCACGTGAAACCTTCGGCCCATGGTTTGCCCGCATCGACCCGCCGCCTCTCTGAGGCATTCGGAGGATCCCCCGATGTTTCACGTGGAATATGCGCGCGACGGGGCCGGTGGGCGGGCGGCGCGCACCCACACCGCCGGATACGGAGGTTTCACGTGAAACATCACGCCGTGACGCCGGCGGCCCCGACACGTGCGCCACCAAGGGAAAGGCTCCCCGGACCCCAGGCCCAACCTGACGGAATCGGGCCGGACGGCCCGGGCGGGGGAGGGGCTGCTCGGTCGATGACGCCGGGCCTGGCCCGGGCGCGTTCCCGAGCCGGCCGCCGCGGGCGGAGCAGGGTGAATTACAGACCTGTAGTTCACCGCCGCCCGGAATGACGAAAACCGCCGCCCCCGGGGGGGCGGCGGTTCCTTCGTGGACGGCGGGCCGTTCTACCGCTTGCGCTTCTTCTTGCGTTTGGCGTTCGCGGGGCGCTGGCCGGGTTGCGGTTTCGCGGGGGCCGATGGGGCCTCGCCGGACTGCTCCGCGGCGGGCTCCGCCTTGTCGGCGACGCCGTCCTCGAGGGTGGCCACGCCCGAGGGGGCCTTCTTCGGGGCCTTGCCGCCCTTCTTGGGGTTGACCGGCTTGGCGCCCGGCTTCGGTGCCAGCCGCTCCTGGGCGGCGCGCTTGGCGGCCTTCTCGGCCTCGATCTCGTCGCGCTCCTCCTGGTCCAGCCGGGCGAAGGTGTACCGCTGCTGGAAGTAGGTCCAGATGTTGTTGGTCAGCATGTAGACCAGCAGGCCGATATGCCAGATGGCGCCGGTGAACAGGATCATGGCGGGGAAGAACCACATCATCATCTTGTTCATCATCTCGGCCTGCTGGCCCATCATGCCCTCGGCCTGCTTCTGCAGGCCCTCCATCTGCCGGCGCCGGGTGCGGTTGACGGTCATCCGGCCGTTGAAGTGGGTGGCCAGGGCGGAGATCACCATCAGCGGCAGGGCCACCATGATGATGTCCATCCGGGTGAAGTCCGCGGTGGTGCCGGGCGCGGTGAAGGCGGCGTACTGGTCCTGGGGCATCCCGATGGAGGCCGACAGGGGGGCGTTGATGACGCGGGCGAGCAGGAAGGAGCGGACGTCGTCGACGCCGAAGATGTAGTTGCCGAGGTTCCAGTTCTGCTCGACGGACAGCCCCAGCTGGGCGGCGCCGTCACCGGTGCGGTTGAAGGAGCGCAGCACGTGGAACAGGCCGATGAACACCGGGATCTGCACGAGCATGGGCAGGCAGCCGCCCAGCGGGTTAACGCCCATCTCCTTCTGCAGCTTGCGCATCTCCATGGCCTGCGCCTGCTGGTCGTTGGGATGCTTCTTCTTGATCTCCTGCATCATGGGCTGGAGCTTCTGCATCTTCAGCATCGACCGCTGGGACTTGAACATCGGGCGGAAGAGCAGCGCCCGGATGGTCACCACCAGCAGCACGATGGACAGCACCCAGGACAGCCCGGAGGAGGGCTCCATGACCAGGCTCACCGCCTGGTGCCAGAACCACATGATGGCCGAAATCGGCCAATAGACGAAATTAAGCACGGTGTGCGGGGTCTCCTGTTCTCATCGGATCTCGCGGCCGTCCACGATGGCCTGCACCAGAGGCTACCCGTGCATCCGGGTCCACCAAGAACGCAGCGCCGGAAAACGCGGGGGCACCGGGTCCCAGCCGCCGGGGTGCCAGGGGGCGCAGCGCAGGATGCGCAGCAGGGTCAGCCAGCCGCCGCGCACCGCCCCGAAGCGGCGCACCGCCTCCATCCCGTAGGCGGAGCAGGTGGGCTCGAAGCGGCAGGTGCCGCCGCCCTTGAGCGGGGAAATCGCCGCGCGGTACCAGCCGATGAGGGCGAGCAGCGCGCGGGCGGCGGGGGAGGGGCGCTCAGGCGAGTTTGGCAAGGGCACTGCGGATGTCCCCCTCCAATTCGGCGCTGGAGGCGTGCGCGGCGGCCGGCAGCGCCCGGATCACGATATCGGCGTCATCGCCGATCTCCCCGGCCAGATTGAGCATGACATGGCGCAACCGCCGGGAGACGGCGTGCCGGGTGACCGCATCGCCGACCTTCTTGGAGACGACGAGGCCGACGCGGGGTCCGCCCCATCGGGCGGGTCCCGCGTCGGCGTCGACGTCGGTTGCGCGCACTCGGCGCAGGTGCAGCACCAGGGTCCGGCGGCCGGCCCGCCGCCCGCCCCGGATGGTGGCCCGGAAATCGGCGGGTCGGTGCAGTTTATGCCGCGGGGGCAACACCGGTGGCTGCGGGAATCGGGTCGGCGCTAGGCCGACAGCCGGGCGCGGCCCTTGCTGCGGCGCGCGGCGACGACCGCGCGGCCGGAGCGGGTGCGCATACGGGTACGGAAGCCATGCACGCGGGCAC containing:
- the rsmG gene encoding 16S rRNA (guanine(527)-N(7))-methyltransferase RsmG encodes the protein MHEQNETTAAETGIPEAARAVFGDQLGLAVEYHRWLAEEATTRGLIGPREVPKLWDRHILNSVLLAEVIEEGATVADIGSGAGLPGIPLAIARPDLRVTLIEPLLRRTTFLEEVVAALGLDNVRVLRGRAEDKAVRAEAGRFDVVTSRAVAPLAKLAAWSLPLVRPGGVMAALKGSSAAEEVARDIAAIRKAKGREPEVIELGAGISATPTFLVRVQRT
- the yidC gene encoding membrane protein insertase YidC, which gives rise to MLNFVYWPISAIMWFWHQAVSLVMEPSSGLSWVLSIVLLVVTIRALLFRPMFKSQRSMLKMQKLQPMMQEIKKKHPNDQQAQAMEMRKLQKEMGVNPLGGCLPMLVQIPVFIGLFHVLRSFNRTGDGAAQLGLSVEQNWNLGNYIFGVDDVRSFLLARVINAPLSASIGMPQDQYAAFTAPGTTADFTRMDIIMVALPLMVISALATHFNGRMTVNRTRRRQMEGLQKQAEGMMGQQAEMMNKMMMWFFPAMILFTGAIWHIGLLVYMLTNNIWTYFQQRYTFARLDQEERDEIEAEKAAKRAAQERLAPKPGAKPVNPKKGGKAPKKAPSGVATLEDGVADKAEPAAEQSGEAPSAPAKPQPGQRPANAKRKKKRKR
- the yidD gene encoding membrane protein insertion efficiency factor YidD, producing the protein MLALIGWYRAAISPLKGGGTCRFEPTCSAYGMEAVRRFGAVRGGWLTLLRILRCAPWHPGGWDPVPPRFPALRSWWTRMHG
- the rnpA gene encoding ribonuclease P protein component — its product is MLPPRHKLHRPADFRATIRGGRRAGRRTLVLHLRRVRATDVDADAGPARWGGPRVGLVVSKKVGDAVTRHAVSRRLRHVMLNLAGEIGDDADIVIRALPAAAHASSAELEGDIRSALAKLA
- the rpmH gene encoding 50S ribosomal protein L34 → MSKRTFQPNNRRRARVHGFRTRMRTRSGRAVVAARRSKGRARLSA